From the Cucurbita pepo subsp. pepo cultivar mu-cu-16 chromosome LG05, ASM280686v2, whole genome shotgun sequence genome, one window contains:
- the LOC111794630 gene encoding protein ROOT HAIR SPECIFIC 17-like, protein MSKKRRSDADTAFPGLRQLLCDVFFRRRRFYYHVLPLLSALAGCVFVCFVALFLLVASPVVHRDHLHLTLFHGGSSIDQGIEDESSSNLEMKSIIGVSGSGGRFERDVWVTDQSSFFYGCSNASKKFTPAAEKTDPDRYLLITTSGGLNQQRTGITDAVVAAYILNATLVVPKLDQNSFWKDSSNFAEIFDEDWFIKFLSNDVQIIKDLPMEVGKTLTPHRMRVPRKCDPECYEKHVLPVLKKKHAVRLGKFDYRLSNRLTTDLQKLRCRVNYHALKFTEEINEMGQALVERMKIKSKHFIALHLRFEPDMLAFSGCYYGGGKDEKEELGKIRKRWKSLHASNPDKERRQGRCPLTPEEVGLMLRGLGFGSDVHLYVASGEVYGGEETLAPLKAMFPNYHTKETLASPEELAPFLPFSSRMAAIDFIVCDESNVFVSNNNGNMAKILAGRRRYFGHKPTIRPNAKKLNRLFMDRNNMTWEQFSSKVQSYQVGFMGEPNEVKPGRGEFHENPSACICGNYDSHVMSDPSHVNQIHHNHTEDVNENNHGYNETSNSTKEQTATEDDQEWTGLEYLDIGNDLGERRLHTLIDSDLGVRPKPEQPELEELFSD, encoded by the exons ATGAGTAAGAAGCGACGGTCTGATGCTGATACGGCTTTCCCCGGTCTTCGCCAGCTTCTCTGTGATGTTTTCTTCCGTCGCCGGCGTTTTTACTATCATGTTTTGCCGCTTCTTTCCGCACTTGCTGGttgtgtttttgtttgctttgttgctctgtttcttcttgttGCTTCTCCTGTTGTTCATCGTGATCATCTTCACTTGACTCTCTTTCATGGCGGAAGCTCG ATAGACCAAGGCATTGAGGATGAATCGAGTTCTAATTTGGAAATGAAATCAATCATCGGCGTTTCG GGAAGTGGAGGCAGATTCGAACGTGATGTATGGGTCACGGATCAATCGAGTTTCTTCTATGGCTGTAGCAATGCTAGCAAGAAGTTCACAC CGGCCGCTGAGAAAACCGATCCCGACAGATACTTGCTGATTACTACGAGTGGAGGCCTTAATCAGCAAAGAACAGGG ATAACAGATGCTGTTGTTGCAGCTTACATTTTGAATGCCACTCTAGTTGTTCCCAAGCTGGATCAAAATTCATTTTGGAAGGATAGCAG CAATTTTGCAGAAATTTTTGATGAGGACTGgtttattaaatttctctCGAATGATGTTCAAATCATCAAGGATTTACCAATGGAAGTTGGGAAAACTTTGACTCCTCATAGGATGCGTGTTCCAAGGAAGTGTGATCCAGAATGCTATGAAAAACATGTCCTTCCTGTTCTTAAAAAGAAGCAT GCTGTTCGGCTTGGAAAATTTGATTATAGGCTTTCAAATAGGCTGACAACTGACTTACAGAAGTTAAGATGCAGAGTTAACTATCATGCATTAAAGTTTACTGAAGAGATCAATGAAATGGGCCAAGCATTGGTTGAGAGGATGAAGATCAAAAGCAAACATTTTATTGCCCTACATTTGAG GTTTGAGCCTGACATGCTTGCATTTTCTGGCTGTTATTATGGTGGGGGGAAAGATGAGAAGGAAGAACTTGGAAAAATTCGGAAGAGATGGAAAAGCTTACAT GCAAGCAATCCCGATAAGGAACGAAGGCAGGGAAGATGCCCTCTTACTCCCGAAGAAGTCGGTCTGATGCTTCGAGGGCTCGGCTTTGGAAGTGATGTGCACCTTTATGTGGCATCTGGTGAAGTATATGGAGGAGAAGAAACTCTAGCTCCACTGAAAGCAATGTTTCCAAATTACCATACCAAGGAGACTCTTGCCAGCCCGGAAGAGTTGGCACCCTTTTTGCCATTTTCGTCTCGTATGGCTGCGATCGACTTCATTGTTTGTGACGAAAGCAATGTTTTTGTCTCGAACAACAATGGGAACATGGCTAAGATTTTAGCAGGACGAAG GAGATACTTCGGTCATAAACCAACCATCCGTCCGAACGCTAAAAAGCTGAACCGACTATTCATGGACCGAAACAACATGACATGGGAACAATTTTCATCCAAGGTCCAATCTTATCAAGTTGGCTTCATGGGAGAGCCAAATGAGGTGAAGCCAGGGAGAGGTGAGTTCCATGAAAACCCATCAGCCTGCATTTGCGGGAATTATGACTCACATGTCATGAGTGACCCATCTCATGTCAACCAAATTCATCACAATCACACCGAAGACGTCAATGAAAACAACCATGGCTACAACGAAACGAGCAATTCGACAAAAGAACAAACCGCAACAGAAGACGACCAAGAATGGACTGGATTGGAATATTTAGACATCGGAAACGACTTGGGAGAGAGAAGATTGCACACTCTCATTGACTCTGATCTTGGCGTTCGACCCAAACCCGAACAACCAGAATTGGAAGAGTTATTTTCAGACTAA